Genomic segment of Caproiciproducens sp. NJN-50:
GTCTGGACTATATCGGCAGATATTCCGGGCAGGAGGAGCGGAAACCTGCGCTGCCGCCGGGCGGCGATTTGCCGCTTCAGGAATCGATCCGGCGCGGTTTGAAGGACAGCGCCCGTTCGGCGGTAACCGCGCTCCTTGAGAGACGGGAGCCTCTCGAAATCATCAACTCTGAAATGATCCCGGCTCTCGACCAGGTTGGGAAAGAATTCGAAAAAGGCACCCTGTTTCTGCCCCAGCTTTTAATGAGCGCGGAAGCCGCGAAATCCGCTTTCGAGATCCTTCGGGAAAAAATGAGCGAGAGCGGGCAAACGGAGAAAAAGGGCAGAGTGATTCTTGCCACGGTCAAGGGTGATATTCACGATATCGGCAAAAACATCGTCAAGGTTCTGTTGGAAAACTACGGATTCGACGTGCTCGACCTCGGCAGGGACGTGGCTCCGGAAAAAGTCGTCGAGGCGGCGGCTGGACAGCGGGTCCGTCTGGTCGGGCTGAGCGCCCTGATGACCACCACGGTCGTGAGCATGGAGGAAACCATCCGGCAGCTTCATCTGGCGGCTCCGGACTGCAAAGTGATGGTGGGCGGCGCCGTTTTGACGCAGGAGTACGCCGACCGAATTCACGCCGATTTTTATTCTCCGGACGCGATGGGGTCCGTACGATACGCCCAAAAAGTTTTTTCATAAGTAGTCTGCCGGGAACGGCACCAATCTGACGCTCCCGTTAAAATTAATCCTGTGAGGTGTTGTCAATGAACAGTGATGCATTGAGAAAAAGCATGCCGAAACGCGCGCTGCTCCACGCGCTGGGCCTGACCAATGAAGAGATCGACCGCCCGCTGGTCGGCGTCGTCAGTTCCTACAATGAAATCGTTCCGGGGCACATGAACCTGGACAAGGTGGTGGAGGCCGTCAAGCTCGGCGTCTCCATGGCGGGCGGAACCCCGCTCGTCTTCCCCGCAATCGCTGTCTGTGACGGTCTTGCCATGGGTCATCAGGGGATGAAGTATTCGCTGGTTTCCCGCGAGCTGATCGCGGATTCCACCGAATCCATGGCGCTGGCGCATGCGTTCGACGCCCTCGTCATGGTCCCGAATTGCGACAAGAACGTTCCCGGCCTTCTGATGGCCGCGGCGCGGCTGAATCTTCCCACGATTTTTGTCAGCGGCGGACCCATGCTGGCGGGAAAAGTGAACGGAAAAAAAGTCAGCTTCTCCAGCGTTTCGGAGGCGGTCGCGGAATGCGATACCGGAAGGATTTCCAAAGAGACGCTGTGCGAGTTTGAAAACAACGGCTGCCCGACCTGCGGCTCCTGCTCCGGCATGTACACGGCAAACAGCATGAACTGCCTGACGGAGGTCCTGGGTATGGGGCTGCCGGGCAACGGAACCATTCCGGCGGTCTATTCGGAACGGATCCAGCTGGCAAAGCGCGCAGGGATGCAGGTGATGGAGCTCCTGCGCAAAGAGATCCGTCCGCGCGATATCATGACGGAAGGCGCGTTCCGCAACGCGGAGACAGTCGACATGGCGCTCGGGTGCAGCACCAACAGCATGCTGCATCTTCCGGCGATCGCTCACGAGTGCGGCATCGAGCTGAACCTTGATTTCGCGAATGAAGTCAGCGACCACACGCCCTGCCTGTGCCACCTGGCGCCCGTCGGGCATACTTACATCGAGGAACTCAACGAGGCGGGCGGCGTTCCGGCCGTCATGCATGAGATCGACAAGCTGGGGCTTTTGGACACGAATCTGATGACCTGCACGGGAAAAACGGTGAGGGAGAACATCGCGGGCGCCGTCAACCGGAATCCGGAGGTTATCCGTCCCGTGGAGCATCCGTTCAGCAAAACGGGCGGGATCGCCGTCCTTCGCGGCAATCTGGCCCCCGATTCGTGCGTGGTCAAACGCTCCGCCGTGTCGCCCGAAATGATGGTACACGAAGGTCCGGCGAAAGTGTTCGACTGCGAGGAGGATGCGATTGAGGCAATCGATTCCGGGAAAATCGCCGAGGGAGACGTTGTGGTCATCCGGTACGAAGGCCCCAAGGGGGGACCCGGCATGCGGGAGATGCTCAATCCCACCAGCGCGATCATGGGGCGCGGCCTCGGCGGCAGCGTCGCCCTGATCACCGACGGGAGGTTCAGCGGAGCCACCAGGGGGGCCGCGATCGGCCATGTGTCGCCGGAAGCGGCGGTCGGCGGGCCGATTGCTCTGGTTCGCGACGGGGACCGGATCCGCGTCGACATTCCCAACAACCGCATCGACGTTCTGCTGAGCGACGCGGAGCTGGAAACCCGCAGAAAGGAATGGAAGCCGAGAAAACCCAGAATTACAAGCGGATATCTTGCGAGATATGCCGCGCTGGTCACTTCCGGCAACCGCGGAGCCGTGCTGGAGCTTCCGAAGTGCTGACGCAATTTTACAAACAGCCCTGACCCGGGACCGGGTCAGGGCTGTTTGCTTGGTGCGGCTTTTTCTACAAAAATCACGGATACGGGGCATTCATCCCGTGCCACCAGAACGGACCGTTCGGCTTCCTTTGGAACCTGTTCGCGTATGATTCTTGCAAAGCCGTCGTCATCCATCCGGAACACTTCGGGGCAGGTGTAAGAGCACAAACCGCATCCGATGCAGTTTTTTCGGTCCAATTGCGCAATCATAGACGGTTTCCTCCGTTTCCGCACCCTGTGCGGCGGGCGCGGTTCAGCCGGTCAGAAAACTGGAAAACTCCTGGTTGAATTTTTCCAGTTCATCATAAAAGACAGCGTGCCCGCTTTTTTCAAACCGGAATAATTTGGAATTCCGAATTCCGCGGTTCAGGGCAAGCGGAAGTTCTTGCGGACATATTTTGTCCAAAACACCGTAAAAAATCCCGGTCGGAACCGTAATATGACTGAGGTCGGCCCGCAGGTCGGCATCTCTCAGCGTTTCCGCCGTTTTCAGAGTGCTGTAGCCGGGGCCGGAAAGCGTGATGGAGCGGAACCATTCCCCAAACGGCGGTGTGATCGGCTGTGCGAAAAAATTCTGACCAAAGTCGTATATTGCCTGCGGGCGGTTCCGGCTGATCTGAGCGATGAGGGAATTGACCTGCTCAAGCGGCAGCCCGCCGGAACACCCTTCCCGGCTGACAAAACAAGGGGCCGCGGCGGAGAGCAGGGCCAGCCGGGAAATTTTATATTCCCTGTGCCGCGCCATGTATCGGATGGCGATTGCGCCGCCCATGGAAAATCCGGCAAGCGCCATTGTCGAAACGCCGATCATCCGGATGATTTCGTGGATATCGTCGGCCAGCCGGTCGTAGTCATAGCCGTCCCAGGGCGCGTCTGAATTTCCAAACCCGCGCAAATCCACAGAGATGCACCGGAACCCAAGCTTTGGAAGAAGATCGAGCTGATATTCGAACATACTGTGATTCAGCGGCCATCCGTGAATCAGAAAGACCGTTTTTCTGCCGGCCGGATTCAAATCGTACACCGCAAGTTTTACTCCGCGTTCCACATTGACATAAAACATGTTTTCACCTCCGGAACACATGTATGCGCTGCGAAGGAAAAATAGAAATTACACGGATAAAAAAACTTCACCGGCCAAAAGAGGCTTTATTCGCTTTTTTCGCATTTCCGCCCGCTGAAGACGATCCCGCGGCCCGCATCCACCGTGACGGCCGTGCCGCTTTTCAAAAGCTGCGTGGCGTTTTGAGCCGCGACGATCACGGGCTTTCCGAGCGTCAATCCCACGATCGCGGCATGCGAATTCGCGCCTCCGCGTTCCGTAATGATGGCGGAGGCCGCTTTTAAAATGGGAAGGATCTCGTTTGAAGTTTCGGGAATAACGAGAATATCCCCGTCTTTAAAGCGTTTGTTTGCTTCCTCTTCATCCCTGCAGACGCAAAGGTTGCCGCATACGCTTCCCTTTGAAACGCCTCTGCCGGATACCAGAACGTCGCCAACCAGCTGGACCTTCAAAAGATTCGTCGTCCCTGAAACGCCGAGGGGAACTCCGGCCGTGATGACCACCAGGTCGCCGTCCCGCACCAGGCCGCGTTTTCTCGCCGTGTTGATCACGTGGTCGAACAGCTCGTCCGTATTGTCCTTTTCATCCACAAGGATCGGGACGACCCCCCACGAGAGGCTCATCTGGCGAAGCACGGTCGGCTCCGTCGTTCCGCTGATGATGGGGTGCGAGGGGCGGTATTTGGAAATCATTCGGGCCGTGCGACCGGTTTTCGTCACCGTGATAATGGCGACGGCGCCCAGGTCGTACGCCGTCGTGCAGGTCGCGTGCGAAATGGCGGAGGTAACGTTGGGCTGCTCGTCAAAATCGCGTTTTTTGAACCGTTCGATGTAGTTGATATCATTTTCCGTCCGTTCCGCAATCTTCGCCATGGTTTTTACGGCCAGCACGGGGTACAGTCCCGCCGCGGTTTCCCCGGAAAGCATAATTGCGCTTGTGCCGTCGTAAATCGCGTTGGCGACGTCGGTCGCCTCCGCGCGGGTCGGGCGAGGGTTCTTGATCATGGAGTCCAGCATCTGCGTCGCGGTGATGACCTGGAGCCCCGCATTGGAGGCTTTCTTAATCAGCTTTTTCTGTATGATCGGAATTTCTTCCATGGGGATTTCGACTCCCATGTCGCCCCTGGCGATCATGATGCCGTCGGAAACCCTGATGATGTCGTCGATATTCTGAACGCCCTCGGCATTTTCAATTTTAGCGATGATACGGATGCTGTGGCAGCCGAGTTTCTGCAACTCCGAGCGAAGTTCTATAATGTCCTGCGCGGTGCGGGTGAAGGACGCGGCGATGAAATCGAAATTTTCCGCTACGCCGAACGCGAGATCCTGGCGGTCCTTTTCGCTGATAAAGGGGAGGGAAAGGCGGACGCCGGGAACGTTGATTCCCTTGTGGGAGGAGATGGTTCCGCCGTTGTCCACGGTACAGAGAATATCCGTTTCCGTGCAGGATTCCACTTTCAGCTCGATCAGACCGTCGTCGATTAAAATGGTCGTACCCGGATGGACCTCCTGCGGCAGACGGTCGAATGTGACGGAGACGCACTGCTCGTCCCCTGTGACATCGCGCGTGGTCAGGATGAAGCGGTTCCCTGTTTTTAGGGTAACGGACGGCTTGCCGAAACTGCCGATCCGTATTTCCGGCCCCTTGGTGTCGAGCAGCAGAGCAATTGGAAGATCCAATTCCTGTCGAAGCTTTTTGACCAGATCAACGTAGGGTTTCTGATCCGTTCCGGCCCCGTGCGAAAAATTCAGACGGGCGACGTTCATTCCGGAAAGCATCAGATTCCGGATACTTTCTTCGTCTTTTGTGGCCGGACCCAGAGTACATACAATTTTTGTTTTCCTCATTTTCTGCAGCCTCATTCCATTACTGCTTATTTGCATCATTTACCTATTTTTACAGTCTAATCATACTAGAATCACGAAGAAAAATCAATCGAATGCCGATAAATTGGCACGGCTTCTGAAAATGATCCTGCTGTTGCATTCATTTCGGATAAGTTATACAATAAGAAAAAGAAGAAATGGCGGGATGGATGGAGCAAATGCGGAAGCGGCGGGAAAAAATAATAAAGACACACGCTCAGTGGCACAGTCAGAACCAGATGAAAAAGATCAGGATCTTTATGACGGTCATCGTGATTACGCTCGTTTTTTCTCTGGCAGCGGGAAGTTTGCTGGCGTGGTCCCGGATGCGCGGGCTGTTTGAGCCGCCGGCGAGCGGCAGTTCAACGGCGCTTTCTGAAATGAATCCCTCCAAATCCGGCGGCCTGCCGGTCTACAGCGATTCGCTGAGCCTGATGCTTGTCAATCAATCGAACCCCCTGCCGTCGGGGTATCAGGTCCGGCTAGCGGATTTTGAGGGGCAGAAGGTCGATGAGAGGATTGTGCCGGCGCTGAAACAGATGATGGAGAAGGCGCGGACGGACGGCTGCCCGCTGACCCTCTCCGGGGGATATGTGGATTCCGACGGGCAGAACCGCCTTTACGAGGATGAGGTTCAGCGGCTCATGAAGAATGGAAATCTGTCCCGTGTCCGTGCGGAAAACCAGGCGCTGAATACGGTCGGCAAGGGCGGCTACAGTGAAAACCAAACCGGCCTGGCCGTCACATTTTCTGCAGACGGAAAACAGGGCGATGATTTTGCGTCTGCCAAGCAATATCATTGGCTCTCTGAAAACAGTGTGTATTACGGTTTTATTCTTCGCTTTCCCAGCGAGAAGGAATCGCTGACGGGCATGGAGTTTCAGCCCGGTCATTTCCGTTACGTCGGCACGGGCAACGCCGTAAAAATGCGGGAGTACTCCATGTGTCTGGAGGAATATGCCGCCTATTTGAGCAAACAGTCGCAAAATTGAGATCCGGAGGAAATAATTCTTGCAATCGATTTTCCGGTGTGATATAATCATCTCAGTATGGAGTATGGCTGATAAAGAGGTGACAGGAATGAAGGAAAAGATCCATCCGCAGTATAAAGATACTACGATTACCTGCGCGTGCGGAAATGTGATTCATACAAGATCCACAAAGGAAAACATCCGTGTTGAAATTTGCTCCAAATGCCACCCGTTTTTTACGGGCAAGCAGAAGCTGGTTGATACAAGCGGTCGCGTAGATACGTTCAAAAGGCGCTACGGTCTCGACAAGTAAAGCCAATTTGGTACGAATAGACGGCGGAAAACGCCGTCTATTCTTTTTGTAATACGAAAACTCCCGGCTGTGCCGGGAGTTCAAAAAAAGCTTTAGCGGTGATAATAGTAAAAAACCTCCTTTTGATATAATAAAAGCTGCGGTCTGCCAACTGCAACAAAACATATCAAAAGGAGGCACATTCGACATGAAGACGAATGATATAGATAGTTTAAACCATACGAGCTGGAATTGCAAATACCACATAGTGTTTGCACCCAAGTATCGTAGAAAAGTAGCGTACGGAAATATGCGGGCTGAGATAGGAAAAATACTGCGGGAGTTATGTAACTGGAAACAGGTGGAAATCATGGAAGCAGAGGTGTGTCCGGATCATATACACATGTTGGTAAAAATACCACCGAAGATGAGCGTTTCCGGATTCGTAGGATTTATCAAAGGAAAGAGCACTTTGCTGATATTTGAGCGGCACGCGAATTTGAAGTACAAATATGGGAACCGGACATTTTGGTGTAGAGGCTATTTTGTAGATACGGCAGGGAAAAATGACAAAGCAATAGCTGAGTACATCAAAAATCAATTGGAAGAAGATCAGGTTGAAGACCAGATGACGCTTAAGGAGTATGCAGACCCGTTTACGGGTAGCAAGTAACAAACTTTTGCAATTGGCAGACCGTACCAGCGCCTTGAGGCGCAGCCAGTAATACAGGGCTTTGCCCGCATATGAAGAACCCCCGGCTTTGCCGGGGGGTAACTATTTAGGGGGAAGCGGAATGGAGGAAGAATATCTGACGCTGAAAGTTGCCGCCTCCGCGGAGTTCACGGAACGCCGTTCCAGATTCATTAGCGACTGCGCGCCCGTATCCAATGAGGAAGAAGCGGCCGCCTTTCTTCAGGAAGTGAAATCCCACCGCAGGGACGCAAATCATCACGTATACGCTTATAGCCTCAGGCAGGGACATATCACGCGGCATTCAGACGATGGGGAACCGCAGGGGACTGCCGGTTTGCCGGTGCTGGATGTGCTGCGGAAATCCGGGGTTACGGACGCGGCGGTTGTCGTCACCCGCTATTTCGGGGGCATCCTGCTTGGAACCGGCGGCCTGGTGCGGGCATATTCCCATGCGGCTTCGCTTGCGCTGGAGCAATCCGGGATCGCCGTGATGAAGCTCTGCTCCGTGCTGGAGGTTTGCTGCAGCTACGCACAGTATTCTTTCGTCTGCGCGCTGATTCCTCAGCACGGCGGAAATATTGAGCAGTCCGATTACACCGAGTCCGTGCGGATCCGCTTTTACATGGAAAACGGAAATATAAAAAATTTCAAAGATGCTTTGTCCGACGCAACCTGCGGAGCATGTTCGGCAGCGGTAATTACTCAAAAATATTTTGATTTCAGCTGATTTTTTTATTTCAGGTAAAGGAAAAGAATGAGAATTCGCGTATAATGCTGTGAGCGCACGGAAAGGGGAGTCTTTGATGACGGTTTGCGAACGGGTACAAAAGCTGGAAGAGCAGACCCTTTCACCTTATGCGATGCTTTCGAAAAATTCGGCGGGGCGCAAAGTACCTGAAGAGGAATGTGATCTGCGGACTCCGTATCAAAGAGACCGGGACCGGATCATCCACTGCAAGGCTTTCCGCCGGTTAAAGCATAAAACGCAGGTATTCCTTTCCCCCGAGGGGGACCACTACAGAACGCGCCTGACCCATACGCTGGAAGTCGCTCAGATCGCGCGGACGATTGCGCGCGCATTGTGCCTGAATGAAGACCTCACGGAGGCCATTTCGCTGGGGCACGATCTGGGACATACCCCCTTCGGGCACGCGGGGGAACGGGCTCTGAACGAGATTGTTCCGGGTGGGTTCCGGCATTATGAACAGAGCGTGCGGGTCGTGGAGCGGCTTGAAAAGGGCGGAAGGGGCCTGAACCTGACCAAAGAGGTGCGAAACGGGATTCTGTGTCATACTTCGGGCACGGAGGCGGTGACGATGGAAGGGCGGATCGTCCGCACGGCCGACCGGATCGCTTACCTCAACCATGATATCGACGACGCCGAACGCGCCGGGGTGCTGACGGAGGGAGAGATTCCGCCGGAAATCACCGAGGTGCTTGGCCACAAAAAGTCAAAACGGATCGACACGCTGGTGCGCTCCGTGGTGGCGAACAGCGGAGAAGGAACCGTCCGGATGGCTCCGGAGATTCAAGAAGCGTTTGATCTTTTAAATGAGTATATGTACCGCAGCGTTTATCAAAACCCTTATGCGAAAGGGGAGGAACGAAAAGTTCCAAATTTGATCGGTATTTTATTCGGGTTCCTGCAGAAACCGGAAAACCTGCCGGAAGATATGCGCAGGATTGCGGAACAGGAGGGCTGCGCGCGGGCGGCCTGCGATTTTATCGCGGGAATGACGGACCATTATGCCGTTGAGCTGTTTAAATCGATTTACATTCCGGCCTCCTGGAGGTTTTAGATGGCCGGGTGACCGAAAAGGGAGGTGGGAATATGCCGTTGCCGGAATTATTTCTTCAGGAATTGAAGGCTCGGAGCGATCTTGCGGAGATTGCGTCGAGTTATGTCAGCCTGAAGCGCAGCGGCAGAAATCTGGTCGGGCTCTGCCCGTTTCACAGCGAGAAATCGCCGTCTTTCAACATTTATCCCGAAAACGGTTCGTTTTACTGCTTTGGGTGCGGCGCGGGCGGCGATGTGATTACCTTTGTCCGCCGGATCGAGAATCTCGACTATATGGAGGCAATCCGGTTCCTGGCGCAGCGGGCCGGTATGCAGGTCCCGGAAGCGGAGGCCGACAACGGAATGGCAAGGCTGCGTACGCGCATCCTTGAGATCAACAGGGAGACCGCTCGGTTTTACTATTCCGTGCTGAACTCGGACGCGGGCCGCGAGGGCAGGGAATATTTCAGCCGCAGAGCCCTGAAGCCGGAAACGGTCCGGCATTTCGGTCTCGGGTACTCGCCGGTTTCCCGATTTGCCCTGGTCGACCTGCTTGAAAGAAAAGGATACGTGCAAAATGAGATGATTCTGGCCAATGTCGCGTTTCAAAGCAGAAATGGAAAGGCGGTCGACCGCTTTTTCGGCAGAGTCATGTTTCCGATTATCGACCTGCGAGGCAATGTGGTGGCGTTCGGAGGAAGGACCCTGGGAGATGACAAGCCCAAATATCTGAATACTTCCGAGACGCCCGCATTCAGTAAAGGGAGCATGCTTTTCGCCCTTAATTTTGCCAAGAACTGCAATACGGGCAGGCTGATTTTATGCGAGGGATATATGGATGTGATCGCGCTGCATCAGGCGGGATTCCGGGAGGCGGTCGCCACGCTCGGCACCTCGCTGACTCCGGCGCAGGCGCGGCTCATGGCCCGGTACGCAAAAGAGGTTGTCGTCTGCTATGACTCCGACGAGCCGGGACAAAAGGCTGCTTCGCGGGCGATCCCGATTCTGCGGGACGCCGGGCTGATCGTCCGTGTGCTGACGGTAGAAGGGGGCAAAGACCCGGACGAATACATAAAGGCAAACGGGCCGGTCAAATTCAAGCAGCTTCTCGATTCCTGCGGCAATGACGTGGAATATCGTTTGCAGAAGGCGAAGCAGGGCCGGAATTTGCAGAATCCGGAGCAGCGGGTTGAATACCTCAATGCCGCCGCCTCCATTCTGGCCACTTTGGAGAACCGCATCGAACAGGAAGTCTACGCGGGGCGCCTCGCACAAGAGGCAGGAATTGCCACCTCTGCGGTGATGAACCAGATTCAGGCCTTCGGCAAGAAGAACCGTAAAAAGCAGATAAAGAAGCAGTTCCAGGCGGCTCAGCGGCAGGCCGCCGGCCTGCAGGACCGCGTGAATCCGGAAAAAGCGGAAAATCTCCGCGCGGCGGTCGCGGAGGAAGCGCTGATTGCTCATTTGCTGAAATTTCCGGAATCCGCTGAGAAAATAACCTCTCAATTGCCGCCTGAAAAATTTATTACAGCGTTTAACCGCCGTGTATATGCGATAATTGTGGGCAGAATTACAGATGGAAAGTCAGTCGGCCTTGCGGAATTATCGGAAGAATTTACCATGGATGAAATTTCATCCATCGCGCGGATTTTAGCGGCGCAGGACGGCATTACGCTGACAGGGCAGGATGTGCAGGAATACATCAGTATTATTTCCCAGGAAAATGATAAAAAAATGATTACCCGGGACGAATCGATACGGGCTGAGGAAATAGAGGATTACCTTAAAAGATTAAGGCAGCAGAAGAAATAGGGGGACAAATATGGCGATGCCTGACAAGAAAACGGTGATCAGGGAACTGATCGAGCAGGGAAAGTCCAAGGGACAGCTTTCCACAAAGGAAATTCTTGATGCTCTCGGCGAACTGGATTTTGATCCGGAGCAAATAGAAAAATTTTATGATACATTGGAGTCCCAGGGAGTGGAAATCGTCGAGGATTTCGGCGACGAGCCGCTGGACGATCTTGAAATCGACCCTAAAATAGTCGAAAGTGAAGATTTGGAATCCGCTCTCAGCACGGAAGGAATTGCAATCGACGACCCGGTCAAGGTCTATTTGAAGGAAATCGGAAGAGTGCCCCTGTTGACGCCGGAAGAAGAAATCGACCTTGCGATCCGCATTTCAAGCGGGGACGAGGCGGCGAAGAAAAGGCTGTCGGAAGCAAACCTGCGTTTGGTTGTCAGCATCGCGAAGCGCTACCTCGGCAGGGGGATGCAGTTTTTGGATCTGATTCAGGAAGGAAATCTGGGACTGATCAAAGCGGTGGAAAAATTCGACTATACCAAGGGTTTTAAATTTTCCACGTATGCGACCTGGTGGATCCGTCAGGCAATCACCCGCGCGATCGCGGATCAGGCCAGAACCATCCGGATCCCGGTTCACATGGTGGAAACCATCAACAAGGTGAAGAAAGTTTCCAGCCAGCTGCTGCACACCAACGGCCATGAGCCGACGGCGGATGAAATATCTTTTGAACTGGATATGCCCGTGGAAAAGGTCCGTGAAATCATGCGCGTTGCGCAGGAGCCTGTTTCGCTGGAAACGCCGATCGGAGAGGAAGAGGACAGCCATTTGGGGGATTTTATCCCGGACGACGATGCCCCGGCCCCGGCGGACGCCGCCTCTCACACATTGCTGAAAGAACAGCTTGCGGATGTGCTGGACACGCTGACTCCGCGCGAAGAAAAGGTGCTTCGTCTGCGTTTCGGTCTGGAGGACGGGCGTTCCCGCACGCTGGAGGAAGTGGGGAAGGAATTCAACGTGACGAGGGAACGCATCCGTCAGATCGAGGCAAAGGCGCTCCGGAAGCTCCGCCATCCGAGCCGCAGCAAAAAGCTGAAAGACTTTCTGGATTAAGGACGGTTTTTCATTATGGTTTTGACACTTGAAGCCGACTACGCGGTCCGCATTGTGGACGAGCTGGCGCAGTCGAAACAGAAAATCGACGCACGGACCCTTTCGGAACACACGCGCGTCCCTCTGCGATTCGCCCTGAAAATACTGCGGAAACTGGTTGCTTCGGGGCTGATTGTGTCCTATAAAGGCGCGCATGGAGGTTACATGCTGGCCGGTCCGGCGGAAAAAATCACGCTCCGCCAGGTCATTGAGTCAGTGGAGGGGCCCTATATGCTCAGCCGCTGCCAGCAGGACGACTACAGCTGCACTCATGACACCTGCTGCCGCTTTCATGAAATTTATGACGAAATTTCATTGATTGTGAGAAATAAGCTGGAATCGTATACATTTGGGTCCGTGGACTGCAAAAAAAAGAATTCATAAAGGATTGCACATAAAAAAGCCGGAGTCTACCCCCGGCTTTTTACTATCATAACTAAAATCTTAAATAACTCAAAAAATTACTTGACAACCACCATATATTGTAATAAAATAATATACTGCATCATCATGGAAACTTATACGCAACACGATTTGTATCTATCATATCACAAGTCCCGCAAAAAGGCAATAGTTTATCCGGAGTATAATAAAATCGTAAGATACATGAAAACTTTTTGTGCTTAATTTATGCCGCGGAATGTCAAATCTATGAATGGAGTGATTGAGCCAATGGTGAATGTCAAACCGGTTAGGGTTGGCAAAAATACCCGAATGAGTTTTGCGCGTATTGACGAAGTCCTTGATATGCCTAATCTTATCGAAGTACAGAAAAAGTCCTATCAGTGGTTTCTCGACGAAGGACTCAAAGAAGTCTTCAAGGAAGTTTCCGGCATTACGGATTACACGGGCAATCTCGTGCTCGATTTTGTCGACTACAAGCTGGATGCCGACAAGCCGAATTACAGCGTGGAAGAATGCAAGGAACGCGATGCCACTTACTCCGCGGCACTGCGGGTCACGG
This window contains:
- the dnaG gene encoding DNA primase, producing MPLPELFLQELKARSDLAEIASSYVSLKRSGRNLVGLCPFHSEKSPSFNIYPENGSFYCFGCGAGGDVITFVRRIENLDYMEAIRFLAQRAGMQVPEAEADNGMARLRTRILEINRETARFYYSVLNSDAGREGREYFSRRALKPETVRHFGLGYSPVSRFALVDLLERKGYVQNEMILANVAFQSRNGKAVDRFFGRVMFPIIDLRGNVVAFGGRTLGDDKPKYLNTSETPAFSKGSMLFALNFAKNCNTGRLILCEGYMDVIALHQAGFREAVATLGTSLTPAQARLMARYAKEVVVCYDSDEPGQKAASRAIPILRDAGLIVRVLTVEGGKDPDEYIKANGPVKFKQLLDSCGNDVEYRLQKAKQGRNLQNPEQRVEYLNAAASILATLENRIEQEVYAGRLAQEAGIATSAVMNQIQAFGKKNRKKQIKKQFQAAQRQAAGLQDRVNPEKAENLRAAVAEEALIAHLLKFPESAEKITSQLPPEKFITAFNRRVYAIIVGRITDGKSVGLAELSEEFTMDEISSIARILAAQDGITLTGQDVQEYISIISQENDKKMITRDESIRAEEIEDYLKRLRQQKK
- the rpoD gene encoding RNA polymerase sigma factor RpoD; the protein is MPDKKTVIRELIEQGKSKGQLSTKEILDALGELDFDPEQIEKFYDTLESQGVEIVEDFGDEPLDDLEIDPKIVESEDLESALSTEGIAIDDPVKVYLKEIGRVPLLTPEEEIDLAIRISSGDEAAKKRLSEANLRLVVSIAKRYLGRGMQFLDLIQEGNLGLIKAVEKFDYTKGFKFSTYATWWIRQAITRAIADQARTIRIPVHMVETINKVKKVSSQLLHTNGHEPTADEISFELDMPVEKVREIMRVAQEPVSLETPIGEEEDSHLGDFIPDDDAPAPADAASHTLLKEQLADVLDTLTPREEKVLRLRFGLEDGRSRTLEEVGKEFNVTRERIRQIEAKALRKLRHPSRSKKLKDFLD
- a CDS encoding RrF2 family transcriptional regulator, whose product is MVLTLEADYAVRIVDELAQSKQKIDARTLSEHTRVPLRFALKILRKLVASGLIVSYKGAHGGYMLAGPAEKITLRQVIESVEGPYMLSRCQQDDYSCTHDTCCRFHEIYDEISLIVRNKLESYTFGSVDCKKKNS